The stretch of DNA ATTTTAGAGTGGACTAGATCAAGAGTTGTTCTGAATAAAATAATTGTGTTGTCACATGGGTAAATAGTTAGAACCCTGCAGTAGTaacatactccctccatcctgaactgcgacaagtaattcgggaCGGAGAGAGTAGGTTAGAGCCTAACCCAATAATGTATGGAAAAAACACAAGCGGAGTCTAAGCTTTGGCGTGGAAAATCACAAACAACAGAGTTTTATCATGCTACAATTAGTAGTTCAAGAGACGAAATCAATACAGCTCTATTTAGCAATGATTTGATGTTTTAATTGACACAAAACAAATTACAATCAGCTACTTTTTTATGTTAAAATGCAGAAGAAAATGTGATCTAAAGTGAAAATGTAGAAGATGAAGATTCAAACTACTACATAATATGCAAGTGCTTATGCAGTTGGTATTTCAGTGCACAATCTAGACTCCTGAACACATTAAGTGTTTAGACAACAACACATTACATGTAGAGCACAGTTCGCAACAGCCTCATAAGTCCGTTTGAAACATTGGGAAGTATGGATCAAGGAGGAGATGCCCCATGAACTGAAGATGGCTGTTATATAGGTTTGTGGCAGAGCAGCTAGTAGTACTCTGCTTGTGCAGTTGTGAATCAGCCTGAAGTATACCAAACCCAGATAGTGGGAATGCAGAAAATATTTTGATTACAAGTGATTTCATTCATGGGGCTTCAAAAATGTATTTTCTAAGTTTTTTCTTCACTACAGCACTGTATGTGGTTACACTAACATATGATGAGATGGCAATCTTTTTGTTCAGAACAAAAGTGGGGGAAGGAATGAAGTCAGCAGCTAGCCGTTATCCTGAATAACTGAACAATGATTATTCAATATGCTACCCTTAAAGCAAAGTTTGTAACAAGAAACATTTAGAAAAATAACAAAATTACTAATGGTGGCATTTAGCCTATAATATTTAACAAGTTTCCCCGAGTAAAATTTAAAACTGAAGATTTTTCCTGTAACATAAAAACTTAAGGTTCTAAGACAAGGCTGAAAACAAATAATGGAGGTGTGGACCAAAAAAAAAAGGTGATTATGTGATATCTAATAAAGAAACATACCATTTCCTCGAACAGCTATTTCTCTTATACGTCTAACGAGCCCAGTTATAGGATCGGAGAACACCTTTGTCTCAATATTTCCTTCCAAATAGAGAACAGATCTGAAATGTTGCAACTGATCAACTTTAGAGGTATAATTGAAGTCAATTAATAAAAGGAAGAAGAAACACAAAGGGGGCAGCATAAAGCTCAAGCTACACTGACCATGTTGCCACTTGGCCAATATGCAAATTCAAATCTACAACCAACAGGACGCATATTCAGTTTCCAACTACAATTAAGATAACCAATCCACCGGAACTGAATAACAGTGCTCTCTAACTTCCACTAATTGGAACTTAGTAAAAGGTAAATGGTCCATACTCAATTATTCACCAAGAGAATCAAGTACTCAGATTTTGCAATCTAGGTGAATGAGTGGCTGGAAGGATGAACAAATGAATAGGCTTGAAAACGACATTAGAGGACTTAAGGATGCCTGTTTACATAATACTCCTCCATTCACAAATAGAAGATGTTTTtgatatttcaatatggactacatactaCGGAATGCaatgagtgaacaaacacactaaaatgtgtctatatacatccaaTTCATTCACAAAAAAGTTAAAACATCCTATATTTATGAATGGAGCGAGTATTTCGCAAAGCTGAATTAGCAAGGGGTTTGGGCGGTATGATCCGAGTTAGCAAAGCTGAGACTGACGCGCTCAAACATCTCGCTACCTCTAAACTGATGCAGGTCAAAATTGCAtccaacaaaaggaatatctaaACAACGCAAGTTCGAGGCAAGGCAAAGGCGCTGACCCGGTCTTGACATGCTTCAGCGCGAGGCTACCCAGCCTGTCTGGGTAGATGCATACGCGGTGCCACTGCACGGAGCTGCGTTCCGCGTACTGGTGCGGCTCCTCGTTGTCCAACGGGCGGCGGTTGTTGCGGATGCCGCCGGTGCCCAGCGAGAACAGCACGACGGTCTTCCCACTCCGCAGCCGTTTCTGCACAGGCTCTTGACCCACCTTTCCCACCATTATAGCCTTCGCGAATCCACCAAAACAAAAAGCGCACATCACATTTCGGCTCTCGCCAAACAAGCCCAAACGGAGAAGAGAACCAAGGGTTCCATAAAACCTTGTAGATGCCGTGGTCGAGGCCATTCTCGAGAGGGCGGGTGGTGATGGGAGGCCTCGGCTGGCTCCGGTACTGATTACCCTGATCGGCGGGTGGCTCAGGGTCGGGCTCGGCATCGGATCCCGCGGCCGAGTGTGAGGACGGGGGCGCGGTGGTGGACAAGGAGCGGAGAGGAGAAGCGACGAAGC from Triticum urartu cultivar G1812 chromosome 3, Tu2.1, whole genome shotgun sequence encodes:
- the LOC125544232 gene encoding single-stranded DNA-binding protein, mitochondrial-like, translating into MAAATSSSLLGRRFLLLSRRFVASPLRSLSTTAPPSSHSAAGSDAEPDPEPPADQGNQYRSQPRPPITTRPLENGLDHGIYKAIMVGKVGQEPVQKRLRSGKTVVLFSLGTGGIRNNRRPLDNEEPHQYAERSSVQWHRVCIYPDRLGSLALKHVKTGSVLYLEGNIETKVFSDPITGLVRRIREIAVRGNGRFLFLGNDGNGPKIGEVKGVGYF